From a single Lolium rigidum isolate FL_2022 chromosome 7, APGP_CSIRO_Lrig_0.1, whole genome shotgun sequence genomic region:
- the LOC124674782 gene encoding transmembrane emp24 domain-containing protein p24delta9-like — protein MAARRAGSSAPRWLPPSALLLLAVLLASSPAARALRFDLESGHTKCISDEIKVDSMAVGKYQIVGPDNSSPDAPLPDSHRISLRVTSPYGNSMHYSENVQSGHFAFTATEAGDYLACFWAPDHKPPVTVTFEFDWKSGVTAKDWPNVAKKGQVDMMEIELRKLADTIKSIHEEMYYLREREEEMQNMNKQTNSRMGWLGFLSLGICLSVAGLQLWHLKTFFERKKLL, from the exons ATGGCCGCGCGGCGCGCCGGATCCTCCGCCCCCAGATGGCTTCCCCCGTCcgcgctcctcctcctggccgtccTCCTCGCGTCCTCGCCCGCGGCGCGCGCGCTCCGGTTCGACCTCGAGTCCGGCCACACCAAGTGCATCTCCGACGAGATCAAGGTCGACTCCATGGCCGTCGGCAAGTACCAGATCGTCGGCCCCGACAACAGCTCCCCCGACGCCCCGCTCCCCGACTCCCACCGCATCTCCCTCAGG GTGACCTCGCCGTACGGGAACAGCATGCACTACTCGGAGAACGTCCAGTCCGGGCACTTCGCCTTCACGGCGACGGAGGCCGGCGACTACCTGGCCTGCTTCTGGGCGCCGGACCACAAGCCGCCCGTCACTGTCACCTTCGAGTTTGATTGGAAGAGCGGCGTCACGGCCAAGGACTGGCCTAACGTTGCCAAGAAGGGCCAGGTCGAT ATGATGGAAATAGAGTTGAGGAAGCTAGCGGATACCATTAAATCTATCCATGAAGAAATGTATTATCTACGTGAAAG GGAGGAGgaaatgcagaacatgaacaagcaaACCAACTCGAGGATGGGCTGGCTCGGATTCCTGTCGCTCGGCATCTGCTTGTCCGTGGCAGGTCTGCAGCTGTGGCATCTGAAGACCTTTTTTGAGAGAAAGAAGCTGCTGTAG
- the LOC124674084 gene encoding dnaJ homolog subfamily C member 16-like gives MAIPEEARRYWLPILLSAAGFLFQLFVLPKSFPPSHYDALGIPRFAPVERVVEAYGVLSKEWLAETNDLSTVDILKIRYAYELLTNPILKRDYDLFGLDYHMDVLERVKDQYQKEHFLKIDLPLLKDPLVHSTDHAFNVLTYESFMSAIAEDYPMLILLYSKGSPRCAQFIEHWKQIATRLDGLANTAMVEVGDGQLAGYFAEQRFSQQPFFRNGIPAVVAYPANCRSPSCYMRFPGELTVDSVVDWVASSIVGLPRILYYSKEALGPQFIGKSGHHKVKVIFFSSTGERATPFLRQAAQEYSSYASFAFVMWKEDESQIWWNSLGVESAPALVFLKGPGAKPVVYHGTFSKSEFTEIMEEHKHQELRQLRSDTSLELGCDARGHSRARKDMSIWYCVVVAGRPGVELSKKRQILRKAQDQLLSAVDSSTTGNVENIVEVASAATALKDDRLTFVWLDGEVQKKICAFYLATDYNGACGPRGFEDDNDKPEVFIVRFQRNATYEALKADKKHNLMDTLQGQDTPDASQLVARYNGLDEILEINKWVSQVIKDGDTREIPYFTSKVPDLIPEETSKEWLSSTKSIRSAGKGLKERVKYNVFNFKDYLTDPRVGPALLMCACISWATIWFKHSQSTQKTPKDEAPKEKTENRRRPKLSTTLFGQPTTEGAADPEPKDARQWEMEGSDSD, from the exons ATGGCGATTCCGGAGGAGGCGCGCCGCTACTGGCTGCCGatcctcctctccgccgccggcttCCTCTTCCAGCTCTTCGTCCTGCCCAAGTCCTTCCCGCCCTCCCACTACGACG CGCTCGGAATCCCGAGGTTTGCGCCGGTCGAGAGGGTGGTCGAAGCCTACGGGGTTCTCTCCAAGGAGTG GCTTGCTGAAACGAATGATCTGTCAACTGTTGATATTTTAAAG ATCCGTTATGCATATGAGCTGTTGACAAATCCAATTTTGAAGCGGGATTATGATCTTTTTGGTCTGGATTACCATATG GATGTCCTCGAAAGAGTCAAAGACCAATATCAGAAGGAGCACTTTCTGAAAATAGATCTCCCTTTGTTAAAAGATCCTTTAGTTC ATTCAACTGATCACGCCTTCAATGTACTCACATACGAGTCATTCATGTCTGCTATTGCTGAAGATTACCCGATGCTCATACTG CTTTATTCAAAGGGGAGTCCTCGTTGTGCTCAATTCATCGAGCACTGGAAGCAAATTG CCACTCGACTGGATGGTCTAGCAAACACTGCTATGGTAGAAGTCGGTGATGGGCAACTGGCTGGGTATTTTGCAGAACAAAGGTTCTCTCAACAGCCATTTTTTCGCAATG GTATACCAGCTGTGGTTGCATATCCTGCTAATTGCAGAAGTCCATCCTGTTATATGAG GTTCCCTGGTGAGCTAACCGTGGATTCTGTTGTTGACTGGGTAGCATCGTCAATTGTTGGCTTACCTCGGATCTTGTACTATTCAAAGGAGGCATTG GGCCCCCAGTTCATTGGGAAGAGTGGCCATCATAAG GTCAAGGTTATCTTTTTTTCAAGCACTGGGGAGCGTGCTACTCCATTCCTTCGCCAAGCTGCCCAAGAGtattcaagctatgcatcatttgCATTTGTTATGTGGAAAGAAGATGAATCCCAGATTTGGTGGAATTC GTTAGGAGTGGAATCGGCTCCTGCACTTGTTTTCTTGAAGGGTCCCGGTGCCAAGCCTGTTGTGTACCATG GAACTTTTAGCAAGTCGGAGTTCACAGAGATAATGGAGGAGCACAAGCACCAAG AACTCCGGCAGCTAAGAAGTGACACATCTTTGGAATTGGGTTGTGATGCTAGAGGTCATTCACGCGCTAGAAAAGACATGTCTATATGGTATTGTGTAGTCGTTGCTGGTCGCCCTGGTGTAGAATTAAGTAAAAAGAGACAA ATTTTGCGAAAAGCCCAAGACCAACTACTAAGTGCTGTTGATTCAAGTACTACCGGGAATGTGGAAAATATAGTAGAGGTAGCAAGTGCTGCAACTGCCTTAAAAGATGACAGGTTGACCTTTGTTTGGTTAGATGGAGAAGTACAGAAG AAAATTTGTGCCTTCTACCTTGCCACTGATTATAACGGAGCCTGTGGTCCTAGAGGTTTTGAAGACGACAATGATAAGCCCGAAGTATTCATCGTCCGTTTCCAAAGAAATGCAACATATGAGGCGCTGAAAGCTGACAAAAAGCACAATCTCATGGATACTCTCCAGGGTCAGGATACTCCTGATGCCTCCCAGCTAGTGGCTCGATATAATGGCCTGGACGAAATTCTAGAG ATAAACAAGTGGGTCTCTCAGGTTATTAAAGATGGAGATACTAGAGAAATCCCTTACTTT ACTTCGAAGGTGCCAGATCTTATACCTGAGGAAACAAGTAAGGAATGGTTAAGCAGTACCAAAAGTATCCGTTCAGCAGGGAAAGGTTTAAAAGAGAGGGTTAAGTACAATGTCTTCAATTTCAAAGATTACTTGACTGACCCAAGGGTTGGTCCAGCTTTGCTGATGTGTGCATGCATTTCATGGGCAACAATATGGTTCAAGCATAGCCAATCAACTCAGAAGACTCCAAAG GATGAAGCTCCTAAAGAAAAGACCGAGAATCGTCGCCGTCCAAAGCTTAGCACAACTCTCTTTGGTCAACCCACTACTGAAGGCGCCGCTGATCCTGAACCCAAAGATGCTCGCCAGTGGGAAATGGAGGGCTCAGATTCGGACTAA